A genomic stretch from Candidatus Methanomassiliicoccus intestinalis Issoire-Mx1 includes:
- a CDS encoding NADH-quinone oxidoreductase subunit C, whose product MRGSKARLAAIVAEENGDGMRLTYIYDLNGKLRDYQYFLLPHEQINSISDIYTGALNMEREIVDLFGLEINGAPPELLLVEKSKHAPLRKNL is encoded by the coding sequence ATGAGGGGCTCCAAAGCCAGGCTGGCCGCGATAGTAGCTGAAGAAAACGGCGATGGGATGAGACTTACATACATTTACGATCTAAACGGAAAACTGAGAGATTATCAGTATTTTCTTCTGCCGCATGAGCAGATAAATTCGATTTCAGACATATACACCGGTGCTTTGAATATGGAACGGGAAATTGTCGATCTCTTTGGCCTGGAAATTAACGGAGCGCCGCCGGAACTGCTTCTGGTAGAGAAATCTAAACATGCACCGCTGAGGAAGAATCTATGA
- a CDS encoding (Fe-S)-binding protein: MVKMPEIKRELYACLQCGYCIRVCPSYEQTPWESITPRGKIYYLNQIANRSPMDTLLRRKVEIDDEFVEAIYRCTGCAQCETVCHVSIEFGDFWEKVREWLVDQGKGPLPVHAKLAEKIRATRNPYGEPTSARDKWWPKEVPRPENPEIIFFAGCTGSYRATDIAKAGAIVLHRAGVNVDALGADEWCCSSPALRTGQIDLTTEHAEHNLLAVENRGAKAMVTTCAGCYKTTTTDYGKYFSNPTFPVYHFSQFVNDLIKDKKLKFTKELNVKVTYHDPCHLGRHAGVFEEPREVIQKIPGVEFVEMPRNRMGSRCCGAGGGFKSAFNDAAVNIAAERVREAVATGADVLATACPFCVVNLQAGAKKIGAKIRVVDISQLLLEATEPVEEETKA; the protein is encoded by the coding sequence ATGGTAAAAATGCCTGAAATTAAAAGAGAGCTTTACGCCTGCTTGCAATGTGGATATTGCATACGCGTATGCCCTTCTTATGAACAGACACCTTGGGAATCTATTACTCCTAGGGGAAAGATCTATTATTTGAATCAGATTGCAAATCGTTCTCCAATGGACACTTTGCTGAGACGTAAAGTGGAAATAGACGATGAGTTCGTAGAAGCCATATACCGCTGTACTGGCTGTGCTCAGTGTGAGACTGTTTGTCACGTTTCTATTGAATTTGGAGATTTCTGGGAGAAGGTACGCGAATGGCTTGTGGATCAGGGAAAGGGGCCATTACCGGTTCATGCTAAACTCGCAGAAAAGATCAGAGCTACTCGCAATCCATACGGTGAGCCCACTTCAGCCCGTGACAAGTGGTGGCCAAAAGAGGTTCCAAGACCAGAAAATCCAGAGATTATTTTCTTCGCGGGATGTACTGGATCATACCGTGCCACTGATATTGCAAAAGCAGGAGCAATCGTATTACACCGTGCAGGCGTGAATGTCGATGCACTTGGAGCAGATGAGTGGTGCTGCAGTTCACCAGCGCTTAGAACTGGACAGATCGATCTGACCACAGAACATGCAGAACATAACCTTCTGGCAGTGGAAAACAGGGGAGCTAAAGCAATGGTTACAACCTGCGCTGGCTGCTATAAGACTACTACAACTGATTATGGAAAGTACTTCTCAAATCCTACATTTCCTGTATATCACTTTTCCCAGTTCGTAAACGATCTGATTAAAGATAAGAAACTCAAGTTTACAAAAGAACTGAACGTTAAAGTTACATACCATGACCCGTGCCATCTGGGACGTCATGCAGGAGTCTTTGAAGAACCTAGAGAGGTAATTCAGAAGATACCTGGTGTGGAATTTGTTGAAATGCCTAGAAACCGCATGGGTTCAAGATGTTGCGGTGCAGGAGGCGGATTTAAGAGTGCATTTAATGATGCAGCCGTCAACATTGCAGCTGAGAGAGTCAGAGAAGCGGTTGCTACCGGAGCTGACGTTCTTGCAACTGCTTGTCCATTCTGCGTGGTTAATCTGCAGGCTGGAGCAAAGAAGATCGGTGCAAAGATCAGAGTGGTTGATATCTCCCAGCTTCTGCTGGAAGCCACCGAACCTGTAGAAGAAGAAACAAAGGCCTGA
- a CDS encoding NYN domain-containing protein, producing the protein MDEKRIDDRKLAFLVDGDNASAAYVEEMLAEASKYGSVIIRRVYGNWTVNGQVNSWKLKLKEYALIPYQQFPNISNRHITKNTTDIALIIDAMDILHDGIVNGFVIVSSDSDYTSLAIRIREHGIFVMGIGKKDTHDSFRRACDVFVSTENLGKDEEEDNKGISENSGSREKKQAKDAIDLLCRAFEYAVNDDGMALNGDIGAALRRLDPAFDTRTYGESSLLSLIEKLGDIFEVERYDRGAIYIRRKDGRKVSTCEEEIVPMPPAKQNPIDALPILIQAYTTVDKNRDGTVDTYHLFKAARRLDPKFDSINYGKEKISHLLEALPEYFTLSRRGKAMMVMMVDDSTSEEEETVENTVEEIADELVPEEDVKEEVIVEEVRPAKKKLSQIDALKIVKSAFDSIVKDDGRVYLPRLSREVGAMAPDLDFNDFEKKGIKEFIEEFDDVFTLIKEGRTVYVERRKGRRPKRSISEFSVE; encoded by the coding sequence ATGGATGAAAAAAGAATAGACGACAGAAAACTCGCTTTCTTAGTTGATGGTGATAACGCGTCTGCCGCATATGTTGAAGAAATGTTGGCAGAAGCTTCAAAATACGGATCTGTGATTATAAGAAGAGTATATGGAAACTGGACTGTAAACGGTCAGGTAAACAGTTGGAAATTAAAGCTGAAGGAATATGCTTTGATACCATACCAGCAGTTTCCAAATATCTCGAATAGACATATTACAAAGAACACTACAGATATAGCTCTGATAATTGATGCAATGGATATACTTCATGACGGCATCGTAAATGGTTTTGTAATAGTTTCAAGCGATTCAGACTATACCTCACTTGCCATACGAATAAGAGAACATGGAATATTTGTGATGGGTATTGGAAAGAAAGATACTCACGATTCATTCAGGCGCGCATGCGATGTATTCGTTTCAACTGAAAATCTTGGAAAGGATGAAGAAGAAGACAACAAAGGAATTTCTGAGAACAGCGGAAGCAGAGAGAAGAAACAGGCAAAGGATGCAATCGATCTGCTCTGCAGAGCATTCGAGTATGCAGTAAATGATGATGGAATGGCGTTAAATGGAGACATAGGCGCAGCTTTGAGGCGTCTTGATCCGGCATTCGATACCAGAACATACGGGGAATCATCACTGCTGAGCCTTATCGAAAAACTAGGAGATATCTTCGAAGTAGAAAGGTATGACCGCGGTGCCATATACATACGCAGAAAGGATGGCCGCAAAGTATCCACCTGCGAAGAAGAGATCGTTCCCATGCCGCCTGCAAAGCAGAATCCGATTGATGCTCTCCCAATTTTAATACAGGCATATACAACAGTAGATAAGAACCGTGATGGGACTGTTGATACATACCATCTTTTCAAAGCAGCACGCCGGCTGGATCCTAAGTTTGACAGCATAAACTATGGGAAAGAAAAGATTTCACATCTTCTCGAAGCCCTGCCGGAATACTTTACCCTCAGCCGCCGCGGCAAAGCTATGATGGTTATGATGGTAGATGACAGCACATCTGAAGAAGAGGAAACTGTAGAAAATACCGTTGAGGAAATTGCTGATGAGCTCGTACCTGAAGAAGATGTTAAAGAAGAGGTCATCGTAGAAGAGGTACGTCCGGCCAAGAAGAAGCTGAGTCAGATTGATGCACTTAAAATTGTAAAATCTGCATTTGACAGCATCGTGAAAGACGATGGCAGAGTATATCTTCCACGCCTTTCAAGGGAAGTCGGCGCTATGGCCCCTGATCTTGACTTTAATGACTTTGAGAAGAAAGGGATCAAAGAATTCATTGAGGAATTCGATGACGTTTTCACACTCATAAAAGAAGGGCGCACGGTTTACGTTGAAAGACGTAAGGGACGGCGCCCCAAACGCAGCATTTCAGAATTCAGTGTAGAATAA
- a CDS encoding NADH-quinone oxidoreductase subunit H, whose product MYALIALAETVIIILLGGLSLGAARKLSARMQRRRGPSIFQAFYDVSKFFSKELFYSKRLPVVYAVSSMAFQIAAVFILIYGGDTMMAFFVSGAGAVYLAAGAFASPSVYSWIGGRRELLAIAAYEPVLFVLALAASTHAHNVILTFPAVFLAMIPVLSVLMERSPYDVPGAHQEIVTGPYAEYAGPMLGILNIAKWAQLGFVYVLISMLVWASSPAAGMVLKIIIVVAAIFVTILIDNATARVSRKTMLITLPAITLGLMALNIAVLHLTGII is encoded by the coding sequence TTGTATGCACTTATTGCATTGGCCGAAACAGTAATCATCATCCTTCTGGGAGGATTAAGCCTCGGAGCTGCCAGAAAACTCTCTGCCAGGATGCAGAGGAGAAGGGGCCCAAGTATCTTTCAGGCGTTTTATGATGTTTCAAAATTTTTCTCTAAGGAGCTGTTTTATTCAAAGAGACTTCCTGTAGTCTATGCAGTCTCATCAATGGCTTTCCAGATTGCGGCAGTATTCATTTTGATATATGGCGGAGACACGATGATGGCATTCTTTGTGTCGGGTGCCGGGGCGGTATATCTGGCTGCAGGTGCTTTTGCTTCCCCTTCTGTATATTCATGGATCGGGGGAAGAAGGGAGCTGCTTGCAATAGCTGCTTATGAACCGGTTTTGTTCGTCTTGGCTTTAGCCGCCAGTACTCATGCGCACAATGTCATTCTCACATTTCCTGCAGTATTCCTTGCCATGATTCCTGTACTTTCCGTGTTAATGGAAAGATCTCCGTATGATGTACCCGGAGCACATCAGGAGATTGTTACCGGACCTTACGCAGAGTATGCCGGCCCTATGCTTGGCATCCTGAATATTGCAAAATGGGCGCAGCTTGGATTTGTGTATGTTTTAATCTCGATGCTTGTATGGGCATCCAGCCCTGCAGCAGGCATGGTACTAAAGATCATCATAGTTGTTGCTGCGATATTTGTTACAATTCTGATTGACAATGCAACTGCCAGGGTCAGCAGAAAAACCATGCTGATCACTCTTCCTGCGATAACATTAGGTCTGATGGCTCTGAACATTGCAGTCTTACATCTGACGGGGATAATATGA
- a CDS encoding hydrogenase large subunit, whose protein sequence is MSRPMMIPFGPQHPAFLEPMNLSLEITEEKVSSVKVNIGYNHRGMEYALALDYKKTQYLVERVCGICSFHHSSVYCQAMEAIFGVEAPERAQIIRTIFMELQRLTSHLLALGHISESAGYESLFMRSFAVREHIMRLLNRLTGSRVHYSVNIIGGVRTDISSEGVRDILSVIDEIRPEIKALRDVFLNDVTLVHRLSGVGKLTIDEARDWCAVGPVARASGIREDARLDGFAAYGKIAFHPIVREEGDAFARTAVRAEECIQSLDLIEQCLSIMKNGETAVAAKKLPAGSFYSRVEAPRGELIYFLRSEEKKLSRLKIKTPASVNVPILAAIIKNSSLADVPVIAASIDPCICCTDR, encoded by the coding sequence ATGAGCCGCCCGATGATGATTCCGTTCGGCCCCCAGCATCCTGCATTTTTAGAGCCTATGAATCTTTCCCTCGAAATCACTGAAGAAAAAGTCTCGTCTGTCAAAGTCAATATCGGATATAATCACCGTGGGATGGAATACGCACTTGCCTTGGATTATAAGAAAACCCAGTATCTTGTGGAAAGGGTCTGCGGGATATGCTCATTCCATCACTCATCAGTATACTGTCAGGCTATGGAAGCCATATTTGGTGTGGAGGCTCCGGAAAGAGCCCAGATAATCCGTACGATCTTCATGGAGCTTCAGAGACTGACTTCGCATCTGCTTGCATTAGGGCATATATCCGAATCTGCTGGATATGAGAGTCTCTTTATGCGTTCATTTGCTGTAAGAGAGCATATCATGAGGCTCCTGAACAGGCTGACAGGCAGCCGTGTTCATTATTCTGTCAATATCATAGGAGGAGTAAGAACAGATATCAGTTCAGAAGGTGTCAGGGATATTCTCTCAGTGATTGATGAAATAAGGCCAGAAATCAAAGCTCTGCGAGATGTTTTTCTCAATGATGTCACTCTTGTCCACAGACTTTCAGGCGTTGGAAAGCTTACTATTGATGAAGCGAGAGACTGGTGTGCAGTAGGCCCGGTGGCAAGAGCTTCCGGAATCAGAGAAGACGCTCGGCTGGACGGCTTTGCAGCCTACGGAAAAATAGCCTTTCATCCCATAGTCAGGGAAGAAGGGGATGCTTTTGCGAGGACTGCGGTCAGAGCAGAAGAGTGTATTCAATCCTTAGATCTCATAGAACAATGTCTCTCTATCATGAAAAATGGAGAGACGGCGGTAGCCGCTAAGAAACTGCCGGCAGGATCTTTTTATTCCAGAGTTGAAGCGCCGAGGGGAGAACTCATTTATTTTCTGCGGTCTGAAGAAAAAAAGCTTTCAAGACTCAAAATAAAAACTCCCGCCTCAGTAAATGTCCCCATTCTTGCTGCCATAATTAAAAACTCATCTCTGGCAGATGTTCCGGTGATCGCCGCTTCCATCGATCCATGCATATGCTGTACTGACAGGTGA
- a CDS encoding DNA-methyltransferase, whose protein sequence is MGRSELWVNHGMNSFGFGEPIKCMNSLQTVYCSDSSNMTEVEDSSVHLIVTSPPYFNAKEYSKTPIFGDLGNTNSLEEWIEGTRKVWNECYRVLKPGRKAFINIMNLPVKTEGGSFRTLNLTGRVIDDCEETGFIFKRDIIWHKTNGVRAPFGTYPYPGGILINNMHEFILEFEKPSSRYEASRKYSHLSREIKDESKLDKNFWLQIKNTDVWTFAPHGSGGRRTHPAPFPLELPSRLIRAFTFKGETVLDPFLGSGTTLFSAAVLGRNGIGYEINPSIAAQAIVSLEAENVHHLDMETATDNSS, encoded by the coding sequence GTGGGAAGATCAGAACTCTGGGTAAATCATGGAATGAATTCATTCGGTTTTGGAGAACCGATAAAATGCATGAACAGCCTGCAGACGGTATACTGCAGCGATTCTTCAAACATGACGGAAGTTGAAGACTCTTCCGTGCATCTTATTGTCACTTCACCTCCCTATTTCAATGCCAAAGAATACTCAAAAACTCCGATATTCGGAGACTTGGGAAATACAAACTCTCTTGAAGAATGGATTGAGGGGACTAGAAAAGTATGGAACGAATGCTACAGAGTTTTGAAACCTGGACGTAAAGCTTTCATAAACATTATGAACCTGCCTGTGAAAACAGAAGGAGGAAGTTTTCGTACTCTTAACCTTACGGGCAGAGTGATAGACGACTGTGAAGAAACAGGATTCATTTTTAAACGTGATATTATCTGGCATAAGACTAACGGAGTAAGAGCGCCTTTTGGCACATATCCTTACCCCGGCGGGATTCTCATTAACAACATGCACGAGTTTATCTTAGAATTCGAAAAGCCTTCTTCAAGATATGAAGCTTCTAGAAAATATTCACATCTCTCCAGAGAAATAAAGGATGAGTCTAAGCTTGACAAAAATTTCTGGCTGCAGATCAAGAATACAGATGTGTGGACATTTGCACCCCATGGAAGCGGGGGCAGAAGAACTCATCCGGCCCCATTTCCGCTAGAGCTTCCTTCGAGGCTTATCAGAGCGTTTACATTCAAAGGCGAGACCGTACTGGATCCTTTCCTGGGATCAGGAACCACACTCTTCTCGGCTGCAGTGCTGGGTAGAAACGGAATTGGATATGAAATCAACCCTTCTATAGCAGCACAGGCCATAGTATCATTGGAAGCAGAAAATGTGCACCATTTAGATATGGAAACGGCTACAGATAACAGTTCATGA
- a CDS encoding tetratricopeptide repeat protein, with protein sequence MNELINAYYEYLTMFGESPHEIPSPELRSTISKFIDKKVNFATVKFKLDNSEDESYPVPSQDASASMSWLVLNLDLDKLEIQMRTLMELPEDLNDAKGKLLDFEDYLGSYTSNAGSWPELAACFWHLQAPEEWPVVNSYSMKYLQKNGEIGRGDNVQNCIECIMTMNRLSDETGISSAALATLMYAILNDIFEPSEEDISGELLDYAETCDAAGDLESALMLYEILLHVEPKSDLMIRKSEIYESKGLIMAAIGEAESAVELNPESMKCHKRLLSLYKSKKMVKEFNAEVKRYEPIWEKKKAEKQGQN encoded by the coding sequence ATGAATGAGCTGATAAATGCATATTATGAGTACCTCACAATGTTTGGGGAGTCTCCTCATGAGATACCTTCTCCTGAGCTGAGAAGCACAATCTCCAAGTTTATTGATAAGAAGGTAAATTTCGCCACAGTAAAATTCAAACTTGATAATTCAGAGGATGAGAGCTACCCAGTCCCATCACAGGACGCTTCCGCTTCAATGAGCTGGCTTGTTTTAAATCTGGATCTGGATAAACTGGAGATTCAGATGAGAACTCTGATGGAACTGCCTGAAGATCTGAATGATGCTAAAGGAAAACTTCTGGATTTTGAAGATTATCTGGGCAGCTATACATCCAATGCCGGATCATGGCCTGAACTGGCAGCTTGTTTCTGGCATCTGCAGGCTCCTGAAGAATGGCCTGTTGTAAACTCATATTCTATGAAATATCTGCAGAAAAACGGTGAAATCGGCAGGGGCGATAATGTCCAGAACTGTATTGAATGCATTATGACAATGAACCGGCTTTCAGATGAAACAGGAATAAGTTCTGCAGCCCTTGCTACGCTGATGTATGCTATACTGAATGATATCTTTGAACCTTCTGAAGAAGATATAAGCGGCGAGCTTTTGGACTATGCAGAAACCTGTGATGCCGCTGGAGATTTGGAATCTGCATTAATGTTGTATGAGATCCTGCTGCATGTTGAGCCCAAATCAGATTTGATGATACGAAAATCAGAAATCTACGAGTCTAAAGGTCTGATTATGGCTGCGATTGGAGAAGCAGAATCAGCCGTGGAACTGAATCCTGAAAGCATGAAGTGTCACAAGAGGCTTTTATCGTTATACAAGAGTAAAAAAATGGTAAAAGAATTCAATGCAGAAGTCAAAAGATATGAACCCATCTGGGAGAAGAAAAAGGCTGAAAAACAAGGACAAAATTAA
- a CDS encoding 4Fe-4S dicluster domain-containing protein → MIIKSLRNLLSLPLTDKKGYVPKENRGKVMWDMEKCIFCRLCERSCPTSAITTVKGESQSVERFKCIVCGECARICPTHTISMFSDYTVPSRVPVTHTFRKGSEKFSYDEVRKY, encoded by the coding sequence GTGATAATTAAGTCTCTTAGAAATCTGCTGTCTCTGCCTTTGACTGATAAAAAAGGCTACGTTCCCAAAGAAAACAGAGGTAAAGTTATGTGGGATATGGAAAAATGTATTTTCTGCCGGCTGTGTGAGAGAAGCTGTCCCACTTCTGCCATTACAACTGTGAAGGGAGAATCCCAGTCTGTAGAGAGATTTAAATGCATAGTCTGCGGAGAGTGTGCCAGAATCTGTCCGACTCACACCATTTCGATGTTTTCTGATTATACAGTTCCCTCAAGAGTGCCTGTAACTCATACTTTCAGGAAAGGGTCTGAAAAATTCTCATACGATGAGGTCCGCAAGTATTAA
- a CDS encoding NADH-quinone oxidoreductase subunit 5 family protein, producing the protein MSFQEIAALMTIAVPLLAAVAAYTAGKSRKLHDLIYIAAIAISISSVTMVFGGLSRFTLSFPEFSWAVILGLEILLAGIFLYYAVRLKSMIIAAAAIIEIISSALSPWNAAPPLAVDSLSMVLILITSLLGSVILVYAVRYMRNDDRQREFFTTIFVFIAAMNGAVMANDSSWFILFWGVTSLCSFLLIKHPGTDESQKAARLALTINTAGGAALAVGMYLAVSYYNGESLESFSSASLAVPAIFLIAAAMTKSAQFPVESWLPGAMAAPVPVSALLHSSTMVNLGVYLLLRISQVFADSPALSAGVAFIGLISFVAAAVLAAAQSNAKRLLAYSTISNLGLIVMCAGIAQPHALMAAIVLLIYHALSKALLFLTVGSVKEKIGSEEIEDMRSLSGKSSFLTAALITGIVSITLPPFGMFASKWMIIGAASANPGIIIPLAIGLGITSLYYFKWIGVVISPTDPPVRDKQPKEYRFSITILLLSIIALSVSIIPLAQGIARAASKTFELSPDLFTLEVSGGLFPLVIILLVSIISFLAFFIPPKGRHIKGYACGESEEYLPTGEYYLNKKQQTVFKNFVYALSVFIFFLMVIVGVF; encoded by the coding sequence ATGAGTTTTCAAGAGATAGCGGCTTTGATGACTATCGCAGTTCCTCTGCTTGCTGCTGTTGCAGCATATACTGCAGGAAAAAGCAGAAAGCTGCACGATCTGATCTACATCGCAGCAATCGCTATCTCAATATCGTCAGTAACAATGGTTTTTGGCGGTCTGAGTAGATTTACGCTGTCATTTCCAGAATTCTCCTGGGCAGTCATATTGGGATTGGAAATCCTGCTGGCAGGCATATTTCTGTATTATGCTGTCAGGCTCAAAAGCATGATCATTGCCGCAGCGGCAATCATAGAAATCATATCTTCAGCATTATCCCCCTGGAATGCAGCTCCTCCTCTGGCTGTTGACTCACTGAGCATGGTTCTGATACTCATAACCTCTCTGCTCGGGTCAGTAATTTTAGTTTATGCTGTTCGCTACATGAGGAACGATGATAGGCAACGAGAATTTTTCACTACAATTTTTGTCTTCATTGCGGCTATGAACGGAGCAGTAATGGCCAATGACAGTTCTTGGTTCATTCTCTTCTGGGGAGTTACGTCACTCTGTTCCTTTTTGTTAATTAAGCATCCGGGGACTGACGAATCGCAAAAGGCTGCAAGACTGGCACTTACGATCAATACTGCCGGAGGTGCCGCTTTGGCAGTTGGGATGTATCTGGCGGTTTCATATTACAACGGTGAATCTCTTGAATCATTTTCATCTGCTTCTCTGGCAGTCCCTGCGATTTTTTTAATAGCTGCAGCAATGACAAAATCAGCACAGTTCCCGGTAGAGTCGTGGCTGCCTGGAGCCATGGCCGCACCAGTTCCGGTTTCGGCACTGCTTCATAGTTCCACCATGGTCAACCTGGGAGTCTATCTTCTGCTGAGGATCTCACAAGTATTCGCTGACTCACCAGCTCTTTCTGCCGGTGTGGCGTTTATCGGGCTGATCTCCTTTGTAGCAGCTGCAGTTCTTGCCGCCGCTCAATCAAATGCCAAACGGTTGCTTGCATACTCTACGATCTCCAATCTAGGTCTTATCGTAATGTGTGCAGGCATCGCTCAGCCTCATGCCTTGATGGCCGCAATCGTCCTTTTGATATATCACGCACTTTCAAAAGCCCTGTTATTCCTTACGGTCGGATCTGTAAAAGAGAAAATAGGCAGTGAGGAGATAGAAGACATGAGATCACTGTCGGGAAAATCATCATTCCTGACAGCGGCTCTGATAACCGGGATTGTTTCGATCACCCTGCCGCCGTTTGGTATGTTTGCCTCCAAATGGATGATCATCGGAGCGGCTTCAGCAAATCCTGGTATAATTATTCCTCTGGCTATCGGACTGGGAATTACTTCACTATATTATTTCAAATGGATCGGCGTAGTCATTTCACCAACTGATCCCCCTGTAAGAGATAAACAGCCGAAGGAATACAGATTTTCAATAACGATTCTATTACTCTCAATAATTGCCCTTTCAGTTTCCATAATCCCTCTGGCTCAAGGCATAGCCAGAGCAGCTTCAAAAACATTTGAACTCTCTCCAGACCTCTTTACACTGGAGGTATCTGGAGGTTTGTTTCCTCTGGTAATTATCCTGCTGGTTTCGATCATCTCATTTCTGGCATTTTTTATACCTCCAAAGGGGAGGCACATCAAAGGGTATGCCTGCGGAGAGAGTGAAGAGTATCTTCCAACAGGAGAATATTATCTGAATAAAAAGCAGCAGACAGTCTTTAAAAATTTTGTATACGCGCTTTCAGTCTTCATATTCTTTTTAATGGTCATTGTGGGGGTGTTCTGA
- a CDS encoding NADH-quinone oxidoreductase subunit B family protein, which yields MSLRKSPWVMHFDTGSCNGCDMEIWALLTPYYDIERFGAINAGNPKHADVLLLTGPVNKKSAPRLKNLYDQVPEPKVVVAVGDCASTGAPFQDCYNTCGGISEVIPVDVFVQGCAARPEAIIEGFSKAVKILEEKRNDRHGRERGDSAAGSENEGLQSQAGRDSS from the coding sequence ATGAGTCTGAGAAAATCACCATGGGTAATGCATTTTGATACGGGTTCGTGCAACGGCTGTGACATGGAGATCTGGGCCCTGCTCACTCCATATTATGACATAGAACGGTTCGGTGCAATTAATGCCGGCAATCCTAAACATGCAGATGTGCTGCTTTTAACAGGTCCAGTTAATAAAAAATCAGCTCCCAGGCTGAAGAATTTATATGATCAGGTTCCAGAACCCAAGGTGGTTGTTGCTGTAGGTGACTGTGCGTCTACAGGTGCACCGTTTCAAGACTGCTACAATACTTGTGGAGGGATTTCTGAAGTTATTCCGGTCGATGTTTTCGTGCAGGGGTGTGCTGCAAGGCCGGAGGCAATAATTGAGGGGTTTAGCAAAGCAGTTAAAATTCTTGAAGAAAAAAGGAATGATAGACATGGGCGTGAAAGAGGAGATAGTGCTGCAGGCTCAGAGAATGAGGGGCTCCAAAGCCAGGCTGGCCGCGATAGTAGCTGA
- a CDS encoding virulence RhuM family protein — MTKKKNEMAIHSSAAEYLTYVASIGDNADIVEMRYEDENIWLTQRMIAQLYDVSLPTINEHIKKIYDDSELVEEATIRKFRIVQTEGTRQVNREVIHYNLQMIIAVGFKVNNDRAIRFRKWSGQIVKDYTIQGWTMDKERLKKGHMFTDEYFERQLENIREIRLSERKFYQKITDLYATAFDYDKDAGTTRCFFQTVQNKMHWAVHRHTAAELIVERANAEKEHMGLSTWEAAPNGKIVKADVSIAKNYLSDEEMSYMERIVSLYLDYAELQAERHIPMSMEDWAKRLDGFLEFNGSEILTGAGKISAEQAKLHAETEFEKYRIVQDRLFMSDYDKFLMELEEKGKQSL, encoded by the coding sequence ATGACAAAAAAGAAAAATGAGATGGCTATCCATAGCTCGGCAGCAGAATATCTGACATATGTCGCATCTATCGGAGATAATGCGGATATCGTGGAAATGCGCTATGAAGATGAGAATATATGGCTGACGCAGAGAATGATAGCACAGCTTTATGACGTAAGTTTGCCGACAATAAATGAGCATATTAAGAAAATATATGATGATAGTGAGCTTGTTGAAGAAGCAACTATTCGGAAATTCCGAATAGTTCAAACGGAAGGAACAAGACAGGTAAACCGTGAAGTTATCCATTATAATTTGCAGATGATTATTGCAGTGGGATTTAAGGTAAATAATGACAGAGCGATTCGTTTTCGGAAATGGTCGGGACAAATTGTTAAAGATTATACCATCCAGGGCTGGACAATGGATAAAGAGCGTCTGAAAAAAGGTCATATGTTCACAGATGAGTATTTTGAGCGACAGTTAGAGAACATTCGTGAGATAAGGCTTTCAGAGCGTAAATTTTACCAAAAGATTACTGACCTATATGCCACTGCTTTTGATTATGATAAGGATGCAGGGACTACCAGATGCTTTTTCCAGACCGTACAAAATAAAATGCACTGGGCAGTTCATAGACATACGGCAGCAGAACTTATTGTTGAACGGGCTAATGCGGAGAAAGAACATATGGGATTATCTACATGGGAAGCAGCTCCAAATGGAAAAATTGTAAAGGCTGATGTGTCAATTGCAAAGAATTATTTGAGTGACGAGGAAATGTCCTATATGGAAAGGATTGTATCTTTGTACCTTGATTATGCAGAATTGCAGGCGGAACGTCATATTCCAATGAGTATGGAAGATTGGGCAAAGCGGTTAGATGGTTTTCTAGAATTCAACGGAAGCGAGATACTTACGGGTGCAGGGAAGATTAGTGCAGAGCAGGCAAAACTCCATGCAGAGACAGAATTTGAAAAATATCGTATTGTACAAGACAGACTATTCATGTCTGATTACGATAAGTTTTTGATGGAATTAGAAGAAAAAGGAAAACAGAGTTTATAG